CTATTAAAATACAGAAGCATCTTGCAATAGCCTTCCATGGCATCCAGGGACCCcaagccctggagaagggttaggagTGTGCAGCTGCCTGCTCTGGTGGCAGGCAAGTTTTCATTCTAATACGGCCCCTGGATGAGTTGAGGCAGTAAATAAATTTATGCCTAATACATGCCTTGATCTTTTAGTTTGGAAGGGAAAATGAATCCAAGATGCTCTTAAGTTGGATTGGTGGTGAAAGAAAGAGCTAAGATTTCATCTCATCTaccattaaaaagcaaaacaaaattgaaaaacaacactagccattcaccattacaaccaTCACTATAAGACCACACCATCACTGAGGAAATGACGACTGTTTCCATACAGCGTGTTGGCTGGGAGTGCAGGACACAGATGGAAATCAGCTCCAGGTGGCCCCCACTTCCCCATGAGGGCTGACCACAGGGCCTTGCTCTGTGTGAGGATGGCCAGGGCGGGTGCCTGGAGGAGAGGGAGCGGCCATCAAGATGATGCTCCTTTTAATACTCACAATGTAAACAAAGTATCCACAGACAGTTGTTCAAAAAAGCCAAAGAatggctttattttaaaaactgaaaatgccCTTGAAAATGACCCTTTTCGCATAATGCTTTCTTAGAGAGAGAAATAACTCCcaaccaaccccccccccccccaaaaaaaaaaaaatctctactaAACATGGCTAGATCACTTCAGAACTGAAATCCTCAGCTGGAACAAATGAAGATGTCTGTGAGCTGCTACTCTCAGCAACTTCAGGTCTATCTGACGGCATCTGTCTGGGGCCTTTTAGCAGGAGGGGGGACCCCAGAGCCTGGGTGGTCATCCTCAGACTGTCCTTGGGGCTCTTGGTAGTTCCCAAAACAAGAAAGAGGAAATGCCAGCTGGGATACAGGTACAGAAGCAGGAGAATGCTGGGTAAAGAGCCTGAAATGTTAGGAATGATCCCAAACATTCGGAATCTGAAAGGCCATCCAAATGAGGTGAGATGAGGATGACTACAGTACAGTCCTACATCTGCCAGAGCACACACCATGCTTACGTTGTTTCTAAAATCAGAAAAGCGGGGCTTTTCCTGCTGACCGGAGCGCCATCCAGATTACAGCTCAAAATCTGTGTGCCCGGGGGCTTGCACCCCATGCACCACGATGTGactttttacacacacacacacacgcacacacaatcacacagcCCTCCAGAATAAATTTTGAGTCAGGCTATGGTAGTTTTCAAAGTAAAGAGAACAAGAGGCACTGAGCGAGAGGTCAAAACTTCTACTCATCTCTGTCAATTGCCCAGACCTGCTGCTTTGGGTCTGAGTTTTCCATGAACAGAAAAGGGAAATAGGTCACCCGAGATTATCAGACCGTTTGAAGAGAATACAGTTTGGAAAGTTGTTGATAGGCTATCATGGACTTCCCCTGGACAGAACTCAGCTACGTAAATAGCACAAGAACACTCAGTTGTGGGAGTCTGAGGGCTGGCAAAACCCCATGGCATGCTTGAATTACAGACCTCATGTAGAGAATGTTTCTTTAGGCAGGtaaattaaatgattaaaaaatataattattttttaaaaaaggcagagcaaGACCATTTCCTcgacacttaaaaaaaagtttctttcttcACAGCGTTTGATGGTTCCCTGACCCCCCGCATCTCTGCTGTTATTTAATGCAGTGAGAGTGAGCATTGAACACCATAGCGAGAACAGTGCAATACTGCCGACGCCCAGGTGTGTCCTTCTTGATATGAGGGATGTCACCATCTCAGGGGAGTCAGCGAGTGGACACGACTCTTTACCTCCACGCCAAGCCTCCTCTTCCCAACCCCGCAGTTTCCTGTCCTTTCCCCATCATCTTGGTGATGGAACTGCCTCAACCAGACAGGGCAGTGTCAATGGATGAGCCCTGGAAACTCATAACCCTGTCTTGCAAGTCTCCTCACACTGGAACATGCCGCCTAGCAGAACACTTTACAACACATTAAATATCCAGGAGTCACAAAACTGTGTGGATGACACATCTGAACACTGAAGAAACTATTTTGGAACAGCACAGGTACCTATCATTACTACACCTTAAAAACACTTGGAACAGGAGGTTTCTAATTGGCCTCCTGGCAGGGACGTCAGACCCAACCGTGGCCTCCTCACAGCAACTGGATTCACAGCTCATCTTGAGCACCTAGGAGTGGCCTCAGCCCACCTCTGCTGTCTCCTTTGGGTCACCCTGTCCTCACCGAGCTCTGGTCTCTGACATCACATCCACAGCCTGTGAATCTGTCGTCTTCtctcagtgctgtgatgaacccCAAACCTAAACCTCAGCTCTGCGCTTGGTGTATTTCTCAGCGATGTGGCCATCGACCAAAGCACACAGGAAGCCAATCTGTAGACCTCTTTGGTTCTGAGGAGCTGCAGAAGGCGTTCCTTCTGGGCTAAACATGTGTTCTGTAAGAAGCTGACACAGGGTATTTATGGCAGGTGCTCCTGTGTTAAGGGCCTCCACAATAGCAGCAAAGCAACAGCATCCTAGATGTGGTCATTAGGGGCACCTGCCCTTGCTGAGGCCTCCCTGTGGCTCTTCAGCCCAATCCATTAGGGGCTTCTGACCTGGGCAGCAGTAACACTCACATATGCTCCCTGGCTCTGATTCAGCCAATGTTCTGGGATTTCAGTCTCAAAGAGGCATCAGCCTTCAGTCACGCTGCAATCTAACTGGGAGCCTTTGGGGGTTTCTCTGAGGAGGAAGTTACTAACACATAATTTGGCAGGAGCTGGTGATTAGAAGTCTCCATTTAAATTACACCACTGTCCACAGATTCTCTGCAGATTCCTACCAACACCCATGAgttttatttctgtggtatctGTATGTCTTCCAGTTGCAGCTTTACTCCTTCTTAAAATGGATAAATCAAAAAGACCCTACAACATTAACAACAAAACAATGTAACAAAGTGAGGACATTATGTACATAAATACTGTATATAAACTAGAGAAATGACAAAtcttccaggaaaagaaaaaaagaaaacttatgtCAAGTGTTAACAGTGATAATATTAAACAGAAAAACTTTGCATTCACTGGAGGTTATACATAGGTCATGTAACAATTCAAAtatctatgaaattaaaaagttaGGCAGCGTTGGGAAAAACAGCATGAGGGaggaaaataaattggaaaaatatGGCCATGAAACTTAAAAGGCCCGCAGAATTATTCAAGTAACGAAAGGGTTAAAACCCTACATCTGTACTCAttttagaacacacacacattttcagttGCTGTTTTTCAAACTTGGCCCTATCGTGTTTTCTCATTGGGAGGATGCTGCAGAGCACATTTCCAGCGGGGAGCGGggaagagggggtggggaagaaagggTAGGATGACCACCTTAGTGGAGTCCATCCACCCAGAAGACACTGGGCGTGACCACCTCTCCACCCCCAATTTCACCTCTTCTTATTCAGATTCCCTTTACAGAGGACCTCTTGGATTTCATTTGGaggtcattttaaatttaataaaatgatttgcttggggtaaaaaaaaaaaaaaagtatttgcttGATAGGTTTACAAAGCCAGCCGTTATCATGCCTTTTTATAATGATACACTCTGCAGACCAGAACAGATGAATTCTGGAAGACCCTCTTTGAAAGCAAAGCAGAGCCTGCCCACCTCAGGAACTCCCAATGGGCTGCACTGAGAACACGCTGACGTCAGGCTGCCCCCTTCAGCAAATCTGAATCCAATGCATCAGGTCTGGAGACCAAACCCTCATCACACAGGCCCAGGGCAGCGCTTCCAATTTCCAgcttcatcccaccctccccatctGCTTCCTTCCTCAATCAAGCCAGCAGGCCTTTCCTCGGAGGGCAAAATGAGGAGCAGGTGGCAGTTGATTGAAAAACAGCACGTTGCCTTGGATAAAGGTGTTCTTTGAAAATGAGTGTTTTTTTGAGGTTTGAattttcccaaaaaaaaaaaaaaaagacaaaatggtctTGCCGTCCAAATCaaactctctctcacacacactcggggtgggggtggggaacaaaCCCTGCATGCGCCAGGAACAGTAAAATGaccaaaatattataaaattaaccaATAAAGTGCATGGTTCCTTACGTATTACACCTGCCCCTTTTACAAACATTTCTTTTAGAAAGTCACGTGTACAGGCTCAGAATCACATGGTATTATAGAAGGGGTTGGTTGTCCGTTTTTTATCATTTGCTTTTCTCAGTCTCCTAAGGGGGTGAGTTCTGCCGTGCTGCTCTCGGGGCGCCACAGCCAGCCCGGGGGCCGggctggtgtcctgcagtccctgggtcggTACCGAAGGAAGGCCTCCTTCCGAACTAGTCAATCCAGGTCCTGCCCTGGGGAGCAAACACTGCTGACTGGAACCGAACTCTTTGGCATACTGTGCAAGGGGCCTCTCCACTGGCCTGCTCTGCGCGATGCACTCTGTGGTTCTGAGCTGCTCTATCAAATACTTGGTGGGCTCTCGGTTCTGGGGAGTGTCTGGGTTTTCTGGGGGCTCCTGGGCCTCCATGCCCGAGTCCGTTCTGAGGAAGGGCTGAAGCAGTTTGAGATGAGGGGACTCAGAGGAGACAGGCTCCCTCTCTGGTGAACAGTCTTTACAGAGGTCCAAGTAACCTAACTTGGCAAGGGAAGCTGAACGCCTCATTTGGGGTGGCTTGGGGAGCCCTACCTGGGAAGTTGCTCGGGACTCGATTTCTTTAGCGCGTCCCTTCACCACCCTGGGGCTCTGACTGGGACTCTCTATACTGTCGCTACTGGAGCTGTGTGGGAGCTGATGGGCTACAGATGTTGGGTCCAGTTTTTCTGGTTGCTCCCCGATATTATTACCCAGTTGGCTGATTAAATGCAGGTCTTCGCTACTGAACTGGGAGCCCTGATATGGCACTTCACTGGCCCTGGAGAGGGGGCCCTCCTGACTTTCTTCCCAGCTGCCCTGCTCCGTGGAGGGCTCGCTGTCTGTGGTGCTGCTCTGCCCTGTGAAGCCTTCCAGGTGAACCACCGTCTGGGGGTGCAGGTGATCCGGGCTGGCGCCACATGGCTGGGTCGTGGGACTGACAATAGGCGCTGCTGGGCTGctcagggtggggggcaggtCGACTGGCCTGCTGTGCTCATGCTGGGGAGAGGAAGAATGAGGCGGAGGTAGCACTCTGgggtgcagaggagcctggtcggggCTCAGCGTCCGGTTCAGATTTTCATCCAGAGCACAGAGGACAGTGAGGGTCTCTTCCACCTTCACTGTCCTCAGTCCCTGCGCCCCACTCTTCTCACTGCTGGCTCTTTCCCACCCTGGCCCGGGATCAGGGGATGTGGCTGTGTAGGTGTATTCAATGATTTCTATCTTCTTGGGAAAGGCAGCAGGGGCCGCTGGTGTCTCGGGCCCCTGGCCGGAGACCACAGTCCTCGGCTCCCGCAGGATACCTTCATGCCGTGGGCCATCCTGAGTTGCTGGCGCTGGGTGAGACTCCCGCAGCTCAGGGGCCGGGACGATGGCAAGCTGCTCAGGACGCGGTAAAGAGCCAGACTCAGACCCACCGCATCGCCCTTGGCCCCTGCCCGTCTCTGGCTCCTTGGGGACATATGACAGTTCTGGGGCGGCTTCGTCACTCTTCCCTTTCGCTGCCAGGTCTGCCACTGAAGAATCGTTCTTGGAATTCTTGCGAGTGGACAGCGAGGTCCCCGCAGGGGCAGCACCATGGTGCTCCTGTTCTTGCCGCAGGCGCTCCTCAAACTCCAAGGTGGCTCGCCTCACGGACCCGGGGTACCACTTGGCACCCGGGGGCATCCCGGAGCCCCAGAGCTCTTGTTCCCCCTCCACTGGTTCCTCTTCTTCTACCTCTGCGGTGGAGGAGTGTGCCCCTGGGCACCCCTCGGGGTCCCCCTTCCCTGAGTCTTTGGCTGGTtcaggctgggctgggcaggaACCTTCACTCTGCTCCAGGTTTCCAGGTCTGTTCTCGGCGGCCTGGGCCCTCTCCAGGGGCAGCTCGTGGACGATGTGCTTCTTTGGTGTGTGGCATGGGTTAGACAGCACGTCTCCTTTCACTTGAATCTGTCCAACTCCTTGACTGATGGATTCAATCTCAGTGACGATTTCTTTGACTGACATCGCATTTTCTGAGTGCGGCTGCATGAAGATGTCCGGGCTGACCTGTTCTGAGATTGCCTAAGGAGAGGGAACAGTGAGAAGGTTATGGTAAACTGGAgtctgattcaaagagccagaCTGATTGCTCACTAGGTTCCAGGAGAACCTTCTGGCTCTGAGGACACAAATCATGGGGTGCCTGGAACTGTCCTCTGCCTGGGGTTACGCTCTATTTCATGGTACAAGAAAAGAACAGATTCACCAAAGACAGAGATACAAAATTAGTCATACATCGTGTCACTGCCTATTAAACTTTTGTTCTGTTTGCTCAAATAGGATTCTGTTCCAATAGCTTGCTCCAAAAGTAAACAGTAAGTAGCCCTGGAAGCTCCTATAATCCTTATTTTCTGAAGACCCTGAGCCTTCTAGATTCAGGCCATCCTGGGGTAAATGAAACTTTTCCTCTCTAGCCTATCAACTTCTAGCCTAATCTGGTTCAAGGGGAAGAGTTCCACTGAAGGGCTCAGTGGCCGCCTTACATACGCCCAGAGTCTGAGGGAGATGGATGTCTGACTTGGAGTCTCACTGCTCTCTTCTGTCCTCTGTCTTGCCAGCTCTCATCCACTCCTCCCCCTGCTTCTCCCAGTGGCCGCACCCCAGCACGTGAGCACAATTCCTATGTTTCATGGGGCTCCTTCCGTGGCTGATGCAGCCACATACCTGAGCACACTCAGAAACTGTGACTGACATTTTACTGTTCCACCAGTTACAAGTCCCCACATGGGTTTAGAACTAAGCCAAAGAAAACTGGCCAGTGCGAAATCAAGCCCTACTGTAAAACAGTTAAGAATCTCAGAATTCAGAGATGGCCCTTGGACGTCTCTTAAAGCAACATCATTCTGCGCCTCAATCTATTTTGGCAGCATTTTTGCAAATTTTCAAAGTACAGTATTTCCCTAGGAATTGTTCTGGTCTTTCTCCTTCATAAGAGTCAGAGCTAGTGCAGACTAGCAAGGTCAGTTATGCCTTTGGGAGAAATGTGCTGGGACATTAGGCAGAGGCCAACTTGCCAAAGCTGGGAGAGAAGCCACAGCGGGCCCAGTATGGTGCAGGGGCTGTGGAGAGAGCGCTCATATGACCAGGAACTTTGCAGAAAAGCT
The DNA window shown above is from Bos javanicus breed banteng chromosome 19, ARS-OSU_banteng_1.0, whole genome shotgun sequence and carries:
- the SSH2 gene encoding protein phosphatase Slingshot homolog 2 isoform X7, translating into MFILLRPEDNIRLAVRLESTYQNRTRYMVVVSTNGRQDTEESIVLGMDFSSNDSSTCTMGLVLPLWSDTLIHLDGDGGFSVSTDNRVHIFKPVSVQAMWSALQSLHKACEVARMHNYYPGSLFLTWVSYYESHINSDQSSVNEWNAMQDVQSHRPDSPALFTDIPTERERTERLIKTRLREIMMQKDLENITSKEIRTELEMQMVCNLREFKEFIDNEMIVILGQMDSPTQIFEHVFLGSEWNASNLEDLQNRGVRYILNVTREIDNFFPGVFEYHNIRVYDEEATDLLAYWNDTYKFISKAKKHGSKCLVHCKMGVSRSASTVIAYAMKEYGWNLDRAYDYVKERRTVTKPNPSFMRQLEEYQGILLASKQRHNKLWRSHSDSDLSDHHEPICKPGLELNKKEITTSADQIAEVKTMESHPPIPPVFVEHVVPQDENQKALCTKERMICLEFTSREFHAGQIEDELNLNDINGCSSGCCLNEPKFPLDNCHASKALIQPGKDPEMAHKFPDLTVEDLETDALKADMNVHLLPMEELTSRLKDLPMSPDPESPSPQPSCQATVSDFSGDRIDFFSALEKFVELSQETRSRSFSHSRMEEVGGGRNESCRLSVVEAAPSEATTDDQRSSSLSNTPHASEESSVDEEQSKAISEQVSPDIFMQPHSENAMSVKEIVTEIESISQGVGQIQVKGDVLSNPCHTPKKHIVHELPLERAQAAENRPGNLEQSEGSCPAQPEPAKDSGKGDPEGCPGAHSSTAEVEEEEPVEGEQELWGSGMPPGAKWYPGSVRRATLEFEERLRQEQEHHGAAPAGTSLSTRKNSKNDSSVADLAAKGKSDEAAPELSYVPKEPETGRGQGRCGGSESGSLPRPEQLAIVPAPELRESHPAPATQDGPRHEGILREPRTVVSGQGPETPAAPAAFPKKIEIIEYTYTATSPDPGPGWERASSEKSGAQGLRTVKVEETLTVLCALDENLNRTLSPDQAPLHPRVLPPPHSSSPQHEHSRPVDLPPTLSSPAAPIVSPTTQPCGASPDHLHPQTVVHLEGFTGQSSTTDSEPSTEQGSWEESQEGPLSRASEVPYQGSQFSSEDLHLISQLGNNIGEQPEKLDPTSVAHQLPHSSSSDSIESPSQSPRVVKGRAKEIESRATSQVGLPKPPQMRRSASLAKLGYLDLCKDCSPEREPVSSESPHLKLLQPFLRTDSGMEAQEPPENPDTPQNREPTKYLIEQLRTTECIAQSRPVERPLAQYAKEFGSSQQCLLPRAGPGLTSSEGGLPSVPTQGLQDTSPAPGLAVAPREQHGRTHPLRRLRKANDKKRTTNPFYNTM
- the SSH2 gene encoding protein phosphatase Slingshot homolog 2 isoform X8, encoding MHNYYPGSLFLTWVSYYESHINSDQSSVNEWNAMQDVQSHRPDSPALFTDIPTERERTERLIKTRLREIMMQKDLENITSKEIRTELEMQMVCNLREFKEFIDNEMIVILGQMDSPTQIFEHVFLGSEWNASNLEDLQNRGVRYILNVTREIDNFFPGVFEYHNIRVYDEEATDLLAYWNDTYKFISKAKKHGSKCLVHCKMGVSRSASTVIAYAMKEYGWNLDRAYDYVKERRTVTKPNPSFMRQLEEYQGILLASKQRHNKLWRSHSDSDLSDHHEPICKPGLELNKKEITTSADQIAEVKTMESHPPIPPVFVEHVVPQDENQKALCTKERMICLEFTSREFHAGQIEDELNLNDINGCSSGCCLNEPKFPLDNCHASKALIQPGKDPEMAHKFPDLTVEDLETDALKADMNVHLLPMEELTSRLKDLPMSPDPESPSPQPSCQATVSDFSGDRIDFFSALEKFVELSQETRSRSFSHSRMEEVGGGRNESCRLSVVEAAPSEATTDDQRSSSLSNTPHASEESSVDEEQSKAISEQVSPDIFMQPHSENAMSVKEIVTEIESISQGVGQIQVKGDVLSNPCHTPKKHIVHELPLERAQAAENRPGNLEQSEGSCPAQPEPAKDSGKGDPEGCPGAHSSTAEVEEEEPVEGEQELWGSGMPPGAKWYPGSVRRATLEFEERLRQEQEHHGAAPAGTSLSTRKNSKNDSSVADLAAKGKSDEAAPELSYVPKEPETGRGQGRCGGSESGSLPRPEQLAIVPAPELRESHPAPATQDGPRHEGILREPRTVVSGQGPETPAAPAAFPKKIEIIEYTYTATSPDPGPGWERASSEKSGAQGLRTVKVEETLTVLCALDENLNRTLSPDQAPLHPRVLPPPHSSSPQHEHSRPVDLPPTLSSPAAPIVSPTTQPCGASPDHLHPQTVVHLEGFTGQSSTTDSEPSTEQGSWEESQEGPLSRASEVPYQGSQFSSEDLHLISQLGNNIGEQPEKLDPTSVAHQLPHSSSSDSIESPSQSPRVVKGRAKEIESRATSQVGLPKPPQMRRSASLAKLGYLDLCKDCSPEREPVSSESPHLKLLQPFLRTDSGMEAQEPPENPDTPQNREPTKYLIEQLRTTECIAQSRPVERPLAQYAKEFGSSQQCLLPRAGPGLTSSEGGLPSVPTQGLQDTSPAPGLAVAPREQHGRTHPLRRLRKANDKKRTTNPFYNTM